Genomic window (Phacochoerus africanus isolate WHEZ1 chromosome 1, ROS_Pafr_v1, whole genome shotgun sequence):
TATAAGTGCCTCAATTATTAATCATACCACTATTTGGaagctaaaatatatatatttttcgaTGACATAAAAACTATGTCAGAAATGAGTATAGAATACTTGTTCTTAGCCTATTGCTCCATTGGCTggaaaagtttctttaaaaaaaagccaaaaaaaagtaagatagTTTTTGTCAAGTATTTATTAGATATAAATTCATTACAAAATTGACTCTTAcatataattagaaatatttcaaatcatAAACAGatcataatcatttaaaatattaagtgttaaattatattttacatttatagaatATCCAGTGTAAGAACGAAAATTGGATGTCTTGTTACATCCAATGGATGTCATGTAACAAAGAATGTAGATAAAAatatgacagggagttcccgtcgtggctcagcagaaatgaatcttgactagcatctgtgaggattcaggttcagtacctgtggtgtaggtcacagacacagctcggatctcacggtgctgtggctgtggtgtagggcggcagctacagctccaattcgacccctagcctggaagcctccatatgccatgggtgcagccctaaaaaagacaaaaaaaatgacaaatatgttAAGAAATATACCATATATTTGAAGCTTGTAAACCAATTTTATTtggtattaaaaatgtttatggtgCATTTAATATTTACCTTATGTGAATCTTTTGGTAAACTAAAACAAACGTAAATTGTGTATATTGACTTTACAGGCAAGAAGTAAATTTATCGAAAAATTATCACAGATACATTAACTCTATACTTTTGTAGGTCAGTTGAATTGATTTGTCACacttcttaaaaattttgttttcttgaaataGATCAAACAGAGTAATTTTTCCATTGAttcacattatttcttttcttcaagaTTATAGTTTAGCATCACTGCAGCAATAAACAATCCCATTCATTAAATGTCACCTGCATAAGTGAGGTTTTCCAATTGCCTTTATTTTCCAGATACTAGTGAGATACAAGTATGACTTATTTTTAGATGATCAGAGGACATTGGAGAtgttatcaaattttaaaaattgatagtgGATTCTAACTTTTATGGGAGGTTAGGGCAGAGAGTGCTGTACACACAAAGCATTTCACCCTTTAAGTCCCTTAACATCTGAAACCCTCATTAGTGTATCCTGGATAATGGGAATAACCAATGAAACCTAAATGCTGAAAATATTAGCCTGGCCACGTGTATTATACAAAAGTGGTGCAAATCAAAAGATTATGGTCAAAACCTAGGGGAAGAAAATCCATTATTAGAAACTGTTAAtgtacagtataaaaatattcatcataATCACAAaagtgctatttattttttatttctcactttatATTAGTAAAATATTAACTCTGGTTTATTGGATGGATATGGTAAAACCATAAATGTTAGAATATATACTCAGGTAAGGgaaatttctaattttccaaacatcaacaaaataattttctgtacATAATTCAAGAGAGTATCAAAGGCCTATAGGATTGTGTAAATATGTGGTCATTTTCTCCCATAAAAGCCAGAGCAAGTTCTCATTTACCACAAATATGCTACAATTTCTTTTAACAAGGCTAGGACCAAGTTTTACTTAAAATCTATTACATATTATGTGGTTTTGCTTTATGTACCAAATGTGCTAAGCCTGGATGCTTCCTCCTAATGCTTAACACAtgaaaaagcacttttaaaaaaatgcaaaatgattatttattgacCTATCAATTTTGTTTTACAGCTTGATCATTTagactttcaaaatatttattttgttttcttgatttctattAAATCAAGTGACTAAAGTATAGTCAATTctaattcttaaatttgttattgAAAAGAGATCAATTTTACCCATACCAGGGGAACAGATAGTAGAATGTAAAAggcaattttaatttttggatttcatttttagaaaatagagTGAGTTCTATCTCTTCCtaagtaatgaaaataattaatatatttgattCACCTTCATGGATTATGAAGAAAACTGGgtggtaacaacaacaaaactttataAGATATATTATTTGTCCATATCATCAAAATAAAGCAAGAACCATATAGCAACAAAAGACATGTCTTAGTCACAAAGAATTCTATACAGAATACTCAAGCTCTCAGGCACTGATTATGTAAGATATCTTACTGaaaggtggaaaaaagaaaaatgggaaaggggTTCAATATGGTGGGTTTTATCATCAACTAAAATTTGGTCCCCCCAAAATCAAAGCTACACATCTTTGATAAATTatggaaggaaagggagattggggaattggaaaaaaaaggagaactagCATGAgcaggaagaaaacatttttttaatttagaaagggAACTCTTTGATGTCAATATTTCCATTAAATCTAtgcacaaatgtttaaaaaataatgtttctttttcttttagatgcATGTTTTCACATAGACTGAATTAACCTGGAAAATGGGTTCATACCAGGAAAAGAATATAGTGATCAGAGCAATGATTTCTAGTATTAATTGCAAATGGcttacattttgtttaaattgaCTCTAAAAAAGTTCAATCAACATATCTGCAATGACAATCAAAGTAGAGAATGGTGCCCTGGGATGGCAGAACTGGAGTAAATCTGATGGGACCCAGGTTCATTTATAGAATGTTAGTGATTATCTAGTCTGACTTTTGTCAGCAGATGAATGAGTCTAAATCTCTTAAGGGTTCCCATAGTATCTAagtttgttcccattttattAACACCTCAtagcacaatgcctggtacaTTGTTGgtgttcttcaaatatttttggtgtgttgatgcatgaaagaatgaatatatgaatgactgaatgaatgagcaaGATAGCATCAGAGCTAAGCTATACTATACCATCAGGGATAGAAATTTATCAGCATCTACGTAGTTAAAGATAGTGATTTATTCTGCTCCCAATAGTCCCTCAAAAATGTTCTTCTTTTGTCATGTTTGTTGCAAACACAGTGTCACATGCCTATAGAAGCTGTATACCATGTGGGCATTTTGAagtaatttaaattcattttacctTTTAATGTATCAGTAATGCTGCTTATGAGTATAGTTATAGCtgttgaagagatttttttttttttttttggtcaactcTACCATGGGACACCCAATGAAGTGCCCAACAAATAGCATTCGTCAAACCTACTTTATGTCTTCTGGAACAGCAAAGGACAAAGACATTTGCTTCTACCCCACCCCCAGTTATTTGAACACTTACTAACAGGTACTTGGAGCAATTATAACGCTCATTTCAAAGGCAGTTTTTAGAAATGAAGAGGAATAGGAGAGGAATAAAAGTGAAAGGGAGAAGGCTGTGAACATTTAAACTGcttgatgaaagaagaaaagctgttAGACTCATTATAATTGGAAGAGCATATGTAGGTCTCTAAGGAATATTCAGGCAATTGGAAAATACCTTTTCAAGTATAGGGCCAAGGGACGAAGTTAACAGCAGGTGTGGGTGTATAAACAAGTCAAATTTAGGGGAAAGAAGAGCAGGCATGTTTCATTATGGATTCGTGGAAGCCATTCCCTGCAGATTTAAGTGGGTAAGTGAGAGTGACATTTAAAGCGGCAGGAGACAGTCTGGGCAATTGCTTGCATTTTCCACATATTCAGGTTCAAGTGCAAGAGGTTCTTGTAAACAGAGTTCATGGCAGCCTTTTGTGGTAGAAGAGAGGGCCACTAAGACTGCTTAGGGACCCAGGTAAACTTCCAGCCTCCCTCTTCGTCACGACGAACAAAGGCTTGTCCCTGGTGGAAGGAGTGAGTTTTCACATTACAGTGAGGGCTCAGGGATGTGGAAAAGGCCATCTCTGTCTTATTGGGGGAAACATTAGAAGCATAGAAAGGAAGAGTTTGTAGCCCTCCTGGGGGGGTTGAAGGTTGAGAAAGGAAGTGGAAATCTTCCCTGTGGCTGGCAGTGGTGTGTGAGGAGGCAGTTCCATCACCTCCATAGTCAAGTGGTAGATCTTCCCCAGGGGCTCTGGGATAATCAATTGCATGGTCTAGAAACTGGGGAAATGAGTTGGTGGTCCGTCTGGGATGAGACGAGAGGGCACTGTAGTTAGCTGATGAGGTGTCATCAATGGTATTGAGATCTTTTAATCCCAGTGTTCGAAGAACCCAGGGATCCACTGGGGGCCCAGGTTGGTCTTCACAGTTAGCAAATTCCCTCGAAAGGTTTCGCTTGGCATTTTTGTGATGGGGAATCTCAGGAGGAAAATATCTTTGctctttgggtttccttttcccctttctgaATTTCCCGCAAGCTTTGGAGAATTCATCTGATGACAACAATTTCTGGGGAAGTAATATTTGAAAATCCACAATCAGATAATCAACCAATGTCATTTTCCGTACTTATTCTCGAGTATTTACTAGTAACATTAATTCCTTAGAAATTTTGATTACATTTCTGTGatcacacacaaaagcaaaactgATTGGATTAACTTCTGTTTCTAAATGAAAATCTATGATACCACCCAGAAATTCaaattcatattattttactagtcatttaaaagttaaaaggaaTAATTACgtctttaaaatttcaattcaGGTAAgtaatgatgacaatgatgatgccAATAATAGCAACTATCATGTATTAAGGACTGGTTTACATTCATGATCATATTTTATAGAGATACTATTAAAATCTCCCttaataaggaaactgaggcacaggtgtATTTCCAACTTGCTAAGGATCACACAGCCTAGATGTAAAGCTAAGCTAACGGAGTCTAGACAGTCACTGACTGAAATGCTATGTAATACCATTTCCTCTAATTTTATTAACCTAATGCTACTTCCTCTAATTTTATTAACTTTCATAGCACTCTCATGTGATATATATCATATTATCCTAAATCTTGGAAACTTgagaaacaagagagaaaaaaaattgcctaatTAATACCACTTGCTAATATAATAATTGCCCTTTTTTACAGAATTGTGACTAATAACTGCAAGCTATGCTCCCATTTTTTAGCAAAGATAActgaattctaaaaaaaaatatatagtatttttttcttctctgaactgTTATATCTGGTAAGAGTCATAAGAAGCACGATTGATGATTGATGTAGATAAATGATGTAGCTTGTCCAGAAGTGAAGACTGATGATAGAAACAATGAGGTTATAACAGAATGGCAAATAgataacaaaaaatacaaaacccaaagaaaggaagaacaaaaaaggagacTATGGGAAAATTATCCTTGAGTTATAGacagttcttttcttcttcttcttcttgttttttttttttttcttcttctttttagagccacacctgcagcatatggaaggtcctgggctaggggctgagttggagctgcaggcccacgccacagccgcagcaacaccagatttaagctgcatctgtgacctatgccacagctcatggtaatgacagatccttaacccactgagcgaggccaggtattaaacttgcatcctcatggatgctttgtggggtccttaacctgctgagtcacaacgagGACCTCCTGAAACGGTTCATTTTCaaaaggtaagagaaaaaaagttcattaaaaGACAATGTAGCTGGCTTTGTCTAATTGCCAGTCAAGAGATCTGGGATCCAGccatatttataacattttagagctggaaagatttttaaaaggtctttTAACCTATCCATTTACAAAGGAAGTAACTGAGGCCTCCAGTGAGAGAGTGACTTACCTAACGTCAAACagataattaaaagaaattagtGTCTCTCAGATCTAATTTGCACTCCAATATTCCATGCAACCCATTTGATTAACCTCTGTTGTCTCAGCAATGCCCTTGACTGGTTTTTGATTCTTAAGCACCTCCTTTTATAATATATGGTTAAAATCTACAATCTAGATACTTCAAAGAAATGACACATTAAAATGTTCGTGAAAGTGCTGaatttcctttagaaaaattCACCCATCCTATTAATGCATTTCAAGACACATTGTTTAATACACTCCTTACATTTAATCCAGGAGTTTTACCCAAATGGTGTTCTTTCTCAGATCACTGCTTGGTCATTATAAAGGTGATAGTCACATACCTTGGCCTTTTCCTCAAGACATTTTACTAAAGCAGAATTCAGGTATTGTCTGAGATGATTATTCTCTTCATGTAACCTAGCAAGTTCTTCTTCCTTCTGCACCAGAGTATCTTGGAGCTGTAAAAAGCAGACAATGGTGAAGGCTGCTCCACTGTATTGACTTTGTAACCTTATTACAATgccactgatccttaacctgtttaAACTGGATTattattctgtttgttttatgAACTCAATCTCAGGGTGTCCTTGTCCTCAGAGGCCTAAATTCAATCTACACCCACCTGCCACCTGACTGTTCAGTTTCGTGCTCTGAATTTGTATTCATTGTAAAGTGTTTGAAGAGattatatgacttttaaaattgtaaccaCAAGGGAATCGGGAAGGTATGTAGGAAAATGAGCTGTATGCAACTGTTTAAATATAGAAAACGATGTTTAGAAAGGTTTCATTGCTTCCttgcatgttaaaaaaaagaagaagaagaaaagaggtagGTTGGCTTCCTTCAGCCTCAGATCAATCTATTTGTATGTCCACTAGATTAAATTTCTGCCTCAGAAATACCAGCAAacaaaatatgcaaaatgaaGCAATCTTCGCAAGAACTTTTATAATCATCATCCCTTCTCCCAGTGATGAGCTGTTTATGGTTTACAATGCTCCCACACTCATTACATCATTTTGATCTTTCCAACAGCCCTCTGAGCTACGTAGACAGCACAAATATCTCTGtcttacagataaagaaaagaaagattggaAATGTCATGCAGCTAAAATGTATAAGTCAGGGCTTGACTGCAGGTCTTCCTCAAgggttttggttgttgttggttttgttgctgttattttctGTCACACTGTTTGCTTCACTTTGATTTCTCTGTGGACTAATATGCACCTTGGTTCTAATGTGAAAGTCAATGAGTTGAACAAGGGAGAAGAAGCCGTCTGACATTAAGACATGGCCTTGAGAATGAACTGCATGGAACATGGCTAGTCTCAATGGTCAGATTGCCTGCACATACCTGCTTGTTTCTGTAGAGCTGAGAGGAAAGCTGAGCCTCTTCCCAGGAACACGAATTAGGAATAGGGAAATTTGAGTCACTGGATGATTCTATGTGAAAACACCAAATGGATAACTGAGAACACATAACATGAAGTTTTTGTGTAAGAAAGAACTTACCGAAGGATTTCAGAAAGGTAATAGGTTCGGTTACCTTTCTAAAATAAGCCATTTCCTAAGGGAAAATAAGATATTCGAAGCTTTCAGAAGGGACAAGCATACcatgaaagacaaatatttataaactatatGCCAAAGTGGTGACAGAAGTGAAATTTTAGGAGTAAAGAAGTCATGTGTCTTCCTAACATATATATTTCTGCTGGCTAAATGTATAACAACTGTCTCATCTGCATGATTAATTCATGCACATGTTTATTGGCCCCACCTCCAACTAGGCATACACTGCAATTCTATTAAGAATTTCAagtatttatcttattttctaagCAGTAGTGCTTGATAATATAGTGTTTGGCTCTTGAATTaaatccgtgtgtgtgtgtgtgtgtgtgtgtgtgtgtgtgtgtgtgtgtagggccacacgcatggcatatgaaggttcccaagctaggggtcgaattggagctatagctgcaagcctacaccacagtcatagcaagaccagatccaagctgcatctgccaccacagctcatgacaacactggatccttaactcactgagcgaggctagggatcgaacccatgtacccatggatactagtcaggtttgttaaacattgagtcatgatgggaactcccagtcctatTTTTGATGCTACCATTTTCCCCAGATGAAAATCTCTACCAGCCTGACTATAAGTTAAGTCTGATAGAGCGTACTTATTCAGAATTCCATGGAATGGATCTTTTGACTAAAATAATTGAACTCCTTTCTCTGAAGAACTGGACAAAAATCTCAAAACTATCCTCAAAGTCATGTATTTCAAATGTCATCATCCGTATGTATATGAAGTTTTTtcaaagagtttttgtttgttttttcatattgGAAAGAAAACTATGCCTACCAATAAAAACTGCTTGGGCATGCTAATttggtttacttttattttcttttcctcacctGATACAGTTTTGACTCTTGCTCTCCTCTACTTAAactaaaatattactgaaatattttttactaaAGTGGAATGATGGGCAAGGAGATGGGAATAAAATTGTATACATGCTTTGGTTTCATATTCTTGGGCATTCGGTTTTCTGTTTCTTGTGGTAGAAAACTAAAAAGTTGAATAACTTCCTTCCTGACATATAAGTGTGTTGCAATATTTAGGAgctttttgtttgtgtctttcaaATGTAATAAAGTTGTGTGGCATAACCAACAGTGCAGATATTGAATTCTAAAGTGTTTTAGAGTTTTTCTAGAAACTTGAGTGTTACTATAGAAATTCCTTTAACATATATAAACACTGGTTACTAAGCCCCAAGGCAAAATTAATGTATAACTTCCTATCAAAGTTGAAGTCTTCTTTAAGCACAAAGgaatcgcttttttttttttgcttataaaaCAGTATCATAGAATTTCCTTTATGAAATAAGCAATAAAGTTATTATTTCTCCTTGCTTATCTCTCATACCCAGAGAAACTATCctgaattccaaaaaaaaaaattgctccatcttgtaaattaattgaaaaaGCATATCACTAGTACTGTTTACACAATGTTAACTCAGACCCAAATTTTCTCAGTGACTTGGAAATTACTCAGAACTGTAAAGTATAGGGAGGAATACATATTTCCCAGTGCCCAAGAGGCAGAATCCCATTTTCACCATTTGGCAAGtacaaaaatggaaattatttaggTTGCAAATACATGGGAGTCTTCAGTCTGTCTTAAACTTTACATATCATCTCTTCCTCTACAGTGTTCCAGCCCATAATGCCTTGCAACTATGAGTACTGGAAAAGAGCTTCAGATCTACCAGGAAGGCAGAAGAGCAAAACTTACCCTGTGCCTGTGGTGCTTGTTGGGTCTCTCTGTTGTCCAGGAGACCAGCAGCCCAGAAAGAGACCCAAGTCTCCGTGGAAACGTCAACACTAGATTCTGATGTTGTAGTGGAATACGGGCAATTATAGCTCTGGCCTCCTACAAAGTACTGGTCTTGGCAAGGCAGAATGGTGTTCTGTGAAATTCAGTGtgtgggttggggagggggtcaCAAGAGATGGGGTAATGGGGATATAGAAGGGGgcaaagagtgagagaaagaagcaaaaaacatATGCAGTGAATGAAAGACAGTAAAGATGTTAAGTATAGATCCCAGATTAATTCTGAGTGGTCTAAATGTAACTACTGAAAGCAATCAGCCCCTTGGTTTGCCCAGTACTTTCCTTAGGTCCTCTCAGCAAAGAACAGGCTAGTATTAGATGGACCAAAATTATTCCGTAGTATTCTCTGTTGCCATGTCTGAGTCATCTAACAGGCTACTCAAGAGCTAAGAAAGAAGGAATTTGACTTAATGAATGAAACATGTAAGAACTTTTTGGCTCTTTCTGGCAAATATCTTATTTGTATTTCCAAAAACTTTGAATTGCAAAGAACTCAGAATGCTAAGGATGAGATGGACGAAACATGTCCTAGAATCTAGCGTCCTTATTTCAGTTTCTTAGTTTCCAAATTATAAACTTGTTTTGTTCCTCCtgtcctccttcccctctccctctggctTGAAATGCTACTGGATCCTATTGAAATAGGTTAGATAGCAGCTCTATCTTGGTCTCTCCAGGTTTTAATGATCCTCCAAGGTTATCTTGCCACAACTAACTGCCTGGCAGGTATTCTCTACTGTGCTCTGAGCCAGTGAACACCCTCCTGCCCCTGACTCCTCAAACACACAGTCCTTCCAAAATGTCCAGTCAGGGGCAGGTATGCAGCCTCCCTGGGTTAATTTGTACAACGGCTCATTCCTAATTATTTGTCAATGTTTAATCAGGTAAAAACCATTCATTTCAACAGAGCCCAGCTTTGGACAAACTCTTTTTGACCACAACAAGTCTTTTGTTGACTTGAGAACTTTCTTGGGCATAAcataaacagagagaaaataaataagaagatagaggaggggaaaaaaagttaagtcAATTAAGTCACACTTTGTTAATGTTCCCTGTAAGTTAAGTTTTGAAAAAGTCCAGTCTTGAAGCAAGTCCAGCGTGGGCAGTGCAGACCAAAGAAATTCAGCCAAAAGTTTATTAAGTTCTATTTTCTTTGATTCTAAAAGCATGTTTGCAGGCTCTTTCCCTGAGGTTATTAttggaatcagagctgagctgttATGCAATTGACACCTGagaagaaaacaaacccaaatatcCCTAGCCTCAAGTTCAAGTGTTTGCAAATATGCACATAATCTAAAAGAAGAGGTGGAATGAAAAGAGAGTGCAAGTGTAAAGGGAAAGTTGGGGGAGAGTACAGAGAATAGAAATAACAGAGAAGGCAAAAGGACTAGAGAGAGACTGAGAATGCCACACAGAAAAAGTCAGAAGACAGGGTAGATTAAAACGGAGTTGTGACAGCAAAGAAGACCTGTTTTAACTGGCAGGTGGCAGAGAAATCTTGTTTCCAAGGTGGAAGAAATTCTAAAGGCAAAGCTTACTAGCTCTCAAAGCCCCTTGGTTTTGCCAGCGGACTAGCTAACGCCAGCTCCTCACTTACCATCTTGCAGTGGAAGAAGGCGCTGCAGAAACTGAGCCCACTCTTAATTTTTCAGGAAAGCCGATGGGAGTTTTAAATGGGACTGAGGGGAGGGGCTAGGAGAGGCGAGTTCTAATCTGCGGGAGCTCCCGGCGAGCGCCGTCCTCTGATTTGGTGCGAGGCTGTCAAGCTGGTGACGTGAGTCAGGAGACTTGCAGCCAAAGCCAAAGTCACCGGCGCTCACGGCGACCGTCGCCGAGACCTGGGACCAGCGGGTCTTGAGGAAGTGGGTTTGGGATTGGCCCTCGGCGCTCCGCCGCCGGGTGCGCAGCGCTGCTTTAAACCCCAGCGCGGGCGCCGGTTTGCCCAGTGTCCTCAGAGCCTGGGCATCTGGACCCGCAGTGATCGCGCCTCCTGGCCAGAGGGGACAAACCGCTCCTGCCGGAATGACTCAAGCAGCTGTCGAGCAGTGCGGGGCGCACAGCTCAGCCTGGATCGGGAAAAGCCCAAACCAGCATCTCAGGGATCAGAGCAGCACTTGGGGTGCCCTTCCAACCCCAAACTTAATACTGCCCGTCTGTATTCGTTGGCCACTTGATAAACATCAACTTGCTGACTGATCGcctttttccttctatttaatgtgtctcattttccccCAGCTTCTGAAGCGGGTGTGAAATGTGGAGGTGATCTATATCCATTCTGGAATATGAGCTTCAGAAGCATAGCGGTGtctgtccattttgttcactgctgtctcacagtgcctggaacaatTTCTAACGTGTAATAGATGTTCAATAAAGAATGAATTAAGCTACACATGTAAGAATCTCAAGTGTCTGAAGAAAATTTAGTGTGGTAATACTTCTCaattaaagtgttttatttctgccatttttcCTCTTGCATTTTATTCTCAGGGTTCTTATGATGTTATATCCAGAGGAGAAAAGGGAGTAATAACATCTTTAAAACTATTCATCTACTGCTAATAGCCATCTTATTTCATCTGACAATAACCCAGGAGGTCAGTActcttattttctctgtttcaagGGTGGTGAATGAAGCACTGTGGTTAAGAAACTTGATCAATGTTCATACAACTAGGAGTGGCAGATACTGGATTTGAACCTCTGGCTCCAGCATCCATGCTAGCTACCATAATTATCGTTTTGACTCTCTGACTTCTTTCCAGGACACATTATAACCATTTATGTAATGGGCATTTTTATGGATTGTTCCCCTTCAAATTTTATGTATGTTGACTCTCTAACTTTCAAAGAAAATAGGCCCTCTGTTCTTGAAAATAGGGCCTCTGAAAAGGTCCTGAAGGTTAAGAGATCGATCATAAGAGTGGTGCTCTAATCCAGTaagactagtgtccttataagaagaggaagagacaccaggtgGGATGACATTACAGAGAAATGGCCACATGAGGATACGGAGAGAAGGCAGCCAACTGCATGTCAAGGAGAGAGGTCTCAGGAGAAACCAATAATCTGATGacaccctgaccttggacttccagccctTAGTATTGAGAGcatataaatttctgttgtataagCCATGCAGTCTGTGGTTTCTGTTATGAAAACCCTAACAAACTAATACAGACATAGTGAAGGAATTGAGAAAACTGATTCTTGTTCGCATATTCCTTTTTGACCTTTGTTCATTCtgccttgtattttatttgtcatCTACAGCGCTTAGCGGTGACTAACACACAGCAGGTACTTATTAAGCTATGGGtccaaaattaagaaagaaatggaggaggaagaagaacaagTTGCCAGACTCAGTAAGAATCCTTTCTAATGCTGTTTATTCACAAAGGTTTTTAAGTGAATACTGCCAGGTTTGGGGATCCCTCACTGGACTATACCTACTAGGTCATTTAACAAGACTCATTTCAGTCAGTGATGTGAGAAATTGGTCCCCTCTCTGCTCTCTTTGCAC
Coding sequences:
- the GMNC gene encoding geminin coiled-coil domain-containing protein 1, producing MNTILPCQDQYFVGGQSYNCPYSTTTSESSVDVSTETWVSFWAAGLLDNRETQQAPQAQESSSDSNFPIPNSCSWEEAQLSSQLYRNKQLQDTLVQKEEELARLHEENNHLRQYLNSALVKCLEEKAKKLLSSDEFSKACGKFRKGKRKPKEQRYFPPEIPHHKNAKRNLSREFANCEDQPGPPVDPWVLRTLGLKDLNTIDDTSSANYSALSSHPRRTTNSFPQFLDHAIDYPRAPGEDLPLDYGGDGTASSHTTASHREDFHFLSQPSTPPGGLQTLPFYASNVSPNKTEMAFSTSLSPHCNVKTHSFHQGQAFVRRDEEGGWKFTWVPKQS